One genomic region from Leguminivora glycinivorella isolate SPB_JAAS2020 chromosome 8, LegGlyc_1.1, whole genome shotgun sequence encodes:
- the LOC125228742 gene encoding LOW QUALITY PROTEIN: TBC1 domain family member 19 (The sequence of the model RefSeq protein was modified relative to this genomic sequence to represent the inferred CDS: inserted 1 base in 1 codon) produces MEELKDEAIHHTALKLAEEIKNLSIYKSFYSDVQKLVSSTNVKKEDFKQTLQQAMKEKGLDTKLRNTVYHWVRTQSKQNKLDPLTSLQKASAQWXKRIHKSLNSMCSDLETSLAKIRPQSEQDELSDKWNELSTYTLDLSKYRPVYAPKDFLEVLLTLSGYVPFTREDEPKWEFAHLPLQVKTLDELRKVYPEWSSGEPLLGVNPAMPSQVPGFATLEAERVGLGERVAALAYAPVVQEYLKKGSPQSLRATLWSLVLGSDVRKQQTTAFNQLKASVLEIDLMIDKLIFKDVQLTASNDDQYFVFEDLLYQVMLCFSRDCGVRTALADAGCAGAPLTVAVRGRHAPADRLIAFPPSGVIPFHGFSMYATPFCYLYDDPVQLYYTFRAFYIRYWHRLHCISTHPQSIVSLCLLYERLLEANEPLLWIHFRNININPIRVVFKWLMRAFSGHLPPDQLLLLWDAILGYDSLEILPLLALAILSFRKENIFQVNTLQNVDAVLADLSTISVIPLLQLALMKP; encoded by the exons ATGGAAGAATTAAAAGATGAAGCCATTCATCACACAGCACTTAAGTTAGCAGAAGAGATAAAAAACCTATCAATATACAAATCATTTTACAGTGACGTTCAG AAATTAGTATCTTCAACAAAtgttaaaaaagaagacttcaAACAAACTTTACAACAAGCAATGAAAGAAAAAGGATTGGATACAAAGTTAAGAAACACAGTGTATCATTGGGTGAGAACTCAGTCTAAGCAAAAT AAATTGGACCCTTTAACTTCTTTACAAAAAGCCAGTGCTCAGT GAAAAAGGATACACAAGTCGTTAAATTCAATGTGTTCTGATTTAGAGACTTCTTTAGCAAAAATAAGGCCCCAAAGTGAACAGGATGAACTTTCAGACAAGTGGAACGAACTTAGCACTTACACTTTAG atttATCGAAATATAGACCAGTTTATGCACCAAAAGACTTTTTAGAAGTATTACTAACACTTTCCGGATATGTTCCTTTTACAAGAGA agatgAACCTAAATGGGAATTTGCGCATTTACCTCTCCAAGTGAAGACGTTGGATGAATTG AGAAAAGTTTATCCTGAATGGTCGTCCGGCGAGCCTCTGCTCGGCGTGAACCCGGCCATGCCGAGTCAAGTGCCAGGGTTCGCGACCTTGGAAGCGGAGCGCGTAGGGCTTGGGGAGCGCGTGGCAGCCCTGGCGTACGCCCCGGTGGTACAGGAGTACCTGAAGAAGGGCAGTCCGCAGTCGCTGCGGGCGACGCTGTGGTCGCTGGTACTGGGTTCTGATGTTAGAAAACAG cAAACAACGGCATTCAACCAACTGAAAGCGAGCGTCCTGGAGATAGATCTGATGATTGACAAGCTTATCTTCAAAGACGTGCAGCTCACTGCTTCCAACGACGACCAGTACTTTGTGTTCGAGGACCTCTTATACCAG GTGATGCTGTGTTTCTCGCGCGACTGCGGCGTGCGGACCGCGCTGGCGGACGCGGGGTGCGCGGGCGCGCCGCTGACGGTGGCCGTGCGCGGCCGCCACGCGCCGGCCGATCGCCTCATCGCCTTCCCGCCGAGCGGCGTCATACCTTTTCATGGGTTTTCTATGTATG CGACGCCATTCTGTTATCTGTATGACGACCCAGTACAGCTGTATTACACGTTCCGAGCGTTCTACATTCGCTACTGGCATCGACTACATTGCATTTCGACTCATCCACAG AGTATTGTTTCATTGTGTCTGCTGTATGAAAGGCTTCTGGAAGCAAATGAGCCGCTTCTATGGATACATTTTcgaaatattaatataaatcc TATAAGGGTAGTCTTCAAATGGCTAATGCGCGCCTTCAGTGGCCACTTGCCGCCCGACCAACTACTCTTGCTGTGGGACGCCATACTTGGGTATGATTCACTCGAAATCCTCCCACTTTTAGCGCTGGCAATACTGAGCTTTCGAAAGGAAAACATCTTTCAAGTGAATACGCTGCAGAACGTGGACGCAGTACTGGCCGATTTGTCAACGATTTCGGTGATTCCGCTTTTGCAGTTGGCACTCATGAAACCCTAG
- the LOC125228741 gene encoding LOW QUALITY PROTEIN: alkylated DNA repair protein alkB homolog 8-like (The sequence of the model RefSeq protein was modified relative to this genomic sequence to represent the inferred CDS: inserted 1 base in 1 codon): MLEEEKKTYRKQKRFAARLKGSKGIVCVEKPNRNVVLCNVGKATGLLKEDIDDLIVKTLPNIALPKLIAEKGETHSFLVFNSDDDAALFYKESNGKIKLNRTPVYMNFVENVPNLEVICKHDVPKXLLILNEFITPAEEDLFLKLFKFEESSNLKNRQVAHYGYEFRYGSNDVDLSAPLEQAIPKECDFLWERLKEQGLDVGVPDQLTINRYEPGQGIPSHVDKHSPFGDTILSVSLGSSVVMDWKHHSGKSVPVVVPARSLLIMQGEARYDWQHGIQPRTWDPVIRTDPVRVVTADSRPRRVRVSLTFRWTRSGACDCLYPTLCDSRSGTEIDDVATKLEEIHVHQVYEQIAGHFSSTRHKPWPKVVDFMLGVPRGSVVLDLGSGNGKNVLLRDDILQIAGERSSGLLSECHQRLSNVAKPTDCVRLDLCSAPLRDACADAAICIAVVHHFSSKPRRLAAISTIHRLLRPNGRALITVWSKDQTRSNYLDQSKQPADEAVINVQGVNLPVHENRTQFKHQDLLVPWKLKNAENTLLRYYHVFEEKELDGLCEEVGFEVENSFYEEGNWCVLCRKK, translated from the exons GGAATTGTTTGTGTAGAGAAACCAAATCGC AATGTTGTTCTATGCAATGTAGGAAAAGCTACAGGTTTattaaaagaagatattgacgaTCTAATAGTAAAAACTTTACCCAACATAGCCTTACCAAAGTTGATAGCTGAAAAGGGCGAAACACATTcgtttttagtttttaatagtgaTGATGATGCTGCGTTATTCTATAAAGAAAGTAATGGGAAAATTAAACTTAATAGAACTCCAGTTTACATGAACTTTGTTGAAAATG TGCCTAACCTTGAAGTCATTTGCAAACATGACGTTCCAA ACCTTCTCATACTCAATGAATTCATCACTCCAGCAGAAGAGGATTTGTTTCTTAAGCTTTTTAAGTTTGAAGAATCCAGTAACTTGAAGAACCGACAAGTGGCTCACTATGGGTATGAGTTCCGATATGGGAGCAATGATGTGGATCTATCAGCTCCGTTGGAACAGGCAATACCAAAGGAATGTGATTTCTTGTGGGAACGGTTGAAGGAACAGGGTCTGGATGTTGGAGTTCCTGATCAGCTGACAATCAACAGATATGAACCTGGACAAG GTATTCCATCCCATGTGGACAAGCACAGTCCATTCGGAGACACAATCCTGTCGGTCTCTCTTGGGTCTTCAGTGGTGATGGACTGGAAACACCACTCCGGCAAGTCTGTGCCCGTTGTGGTGCCAGCACGATCCTTGCTCATTATGCAAGGTGAGGCAAG gTACGACTGGCAGCACGGCATCCAACCCCGCACATGGGACCCCGTGATCCGCACGGACCCCGTCCGAGTCGTCACGGCAGACTCCCGGCCCCGTCGCGTGCGCGTGTCGCTCACGTTCCGTTGGACGAGGAGCGGCGCCTGCGACTGTCTTTATCCCACGCTGTGTGACAGCAGGAGTGGGACTGAGATAGACGATGTGGCTACCAAGCTAGAAGAGATTCATGTACATCAA GTGTACGAGCAAATAGCGGGGCACTTCAGCAGCACGCGGCACAAGCCGTGGCCTAAAGTCGTGGACTTCATGCTGGGGGTGCCGCGGGGCTCCGTGGTGCTTGACCTGGGCAGCGGCAACGGCAAGAACGTGCTGCTCCGGGACGACATCTTACAG ATAGCAGGCGAGCGCAGCAGTGGCCTCCTATCCGAATGCCACCAACGACTGAGCAATGTTGCGAAACCGACTGACTGCGTCCGATTGGACCTGTGTTCGGCTCCGCTCCGAGACGCATGCGCCGACGCGGCTATATGCATCGCGGTCGTGCACCACTTCAGTAGTAAG CCGCGCCGCCTCGCCGCGATCTCCACCATCCACCGCCTACTCCGTCCGAACGGCCGCGCGCTCATCACAGTCTGGTCCAAGGATCAAACCCGCTCTAACTACCTCGACCAATCCAAGCAACCAGCTGATGAAGCTGTTATCAACGTCCAGGGCGTCAACCTCCCCGTCCACGAAAACAGGACCCAGTTCAAACACCAGGACCTACTCGTGCCTTGGAAACTCAAAAATGCGGAAAACACCCTTCTTAGATACTATCACGTGTTTGAGGAGAAGGAACTTGACgggttgtgcgaggaagtcgggTTTGAAGTGGAGAACAGTTTCTATGAGGAAGGGAATTGGTGTGTTCTATGCAGAAAGAAATAA